In Erigeron canadensis isolate Cc75 chromosome 6, C_canadensis_v1, whole genome shotgun sequence, the following are encoded in one genomic region:
- the LOC122603566 gene encoding ethylene-responsive transcription factor 1B-like codes for MDEYFSSLSQDQSKVSNSLDNKEVTNVERINNEEGDCQKLKQYIGIRRRPWGKFAAEIRDSTRNGKRVWLGTFDTAEEAALAYDQALYSMKGSSSVLNFSSEIVKESLKGFDCCVNKKDGESPAAAIKEMHRLRRTRTDSKGKSKEQENLVVLEDLGSDLLDELLSAS; via the coding sequence ATGGATGAGTACTTTTCATCATTGTCCCAAGACCAAAGTAAAGTGTCTAATTCTCTAGATAATAAAGAGGTCACAAATGTAGAAAGGATTAATAATGAAGAAGGTGATTGTCAGAAATTGAAGCAATACATCGGTATCCGAAGGAGGCCATGGGGAAAGTTTGCAGCGGAGATACGAGATTCAACGAGAAACGGGAAGAGGGTTTGGCTAGGGACATTTGATACAGCTGAAGAGGCAGCATTGGCATATGATCAAGCATTGTATTCAATGAAGGGTTCCTCGTCCGTACTTAACTTTTCGTCGGAAATAGTGAAGGAGTCTTTGAAAGGATTTGACTGTTGTGTGAATAAAAAGGATGGGGAGTCTCCAGCTGCTGCTATTAAGGAGATGCACAGGCTTCGTAGAACGAGAACGGATTCGAAAGGAAAAAGTAAGGAGCAGGAAAATTTAGTGGTGTTGGAAGATCTAGGGTCTGATTTGTTAGATGAGCTTTTGAGTGCATCATGA